DNA sequence from the Desulfuromonas thiophila genome:
GGAATTGCTGCGGGAGCAGGGTTTCGAAGCATTGGGGATTGACAGTGATGATCAGATGCTGGCGGCCTGCCGTGAGCGGGGACTGACGGTTGCGACAGAGGATGTTTTGGACTGGCTGGTTCGGCAGAGCGAAAACAGCTGTGACCTAATCAGCGCATTTCATCTGGTGGAGCATCTTGCCGTGGAGCGGGTAGATGAACTCGTCTGCCAGAGCCTGCGTGTACTGCGTCCCGGGGGGCTTTTGTTGCTGGAAACACCAAATCCTGAAAACCTGTTGGTTTCAACCCACCTGTTTTATCTCGATCCGACACATCAGCGGCCATTTTCCCCTCACTTGCTGGCTTTTTTGCCGGAGTTTCATGGATTCGTGCGTACGCGTATTCTGCGACTGCATGGCCAGGAAGCCGATGCTGGTGCCGTCGTTCGGCTGCAGGATGTTTTGGAAGGAGCCAGTCAGGATTACGCTGTGATAGCTCAGAAAGCTGCCGCGACAGGAGTCCTAGAAGCGTTCGATGGGCCTTTTGCCATGGTGGATGGAATTGATACCACCACGCTGGCACAGCGGTATGACCAACAGCATTTCGCCGGTCTTCAGCAGGTGGACGAAGGGATACGGCAAATGCTTGAGCGTGAAGCTCTGTTGCGGCAACGGTTGCAGGCGGTGGAGCAGCAACAGCATTCCTTGCGACTGCAACTGGACCGGCTCTCTGCCCGTCGCAACTGGGGCATTTCTATCCGGTTGCGCGGATTGGCGGGCCATTTACGCCACCGAGCAGGTGCCGGGCTTTGGTTTTTTTTGCGGCGGAGCGAACGGGTTCCCTTCGTCGCTGTCTGGTTCTGGCGAGTAATGGGTCTTAGCCCTCCATTGTTGGCTCATTTGCGCTGTTTTGTTGCCTGCCGAGAACGGAATCGAGAGGTTTCTGTTGCTGCAGGCACCGCGCCCAAGTCAGAGAGGGGTGTTGAAAAAGAACCATTGCTCGATGAGCGACCGTTTCAGCAAGCCGAGGAGGCCATGCCAGCATCATTGTGCTTTCATGATGGTATGAGACAGGCTTATGCCCGGCGGCGCTCAGCCAAGGGAGCCGATGCGTGCGAATCCTGATAGATTTGCAGGCCGCTCAATCCCAGAGTCGTTTTCGGGGGATCGGTCGCTATAGTCTGGCTTTTGTCCGGGCGCTACTGCAGCAAAGAACCCAGCATGAAATCGTTATAGCCTTAAGCGGTCTTTTCCCCGAGACCCTTGATGCGATTCGTCTCTCTTTCGCTGATGTGCTTGCGCCCGAGCGATTACGGGTCTGGTATGCTCCCGGTCCGGTGCGAGAAGCGCAGTCCGTTAATGCCTGGCGTCGTGCTGTGGCGGAATTGACTCGTGAAGCTTTTTTGGCGGAGTTGCAGCCGGATGTTGTCCATGTTTGCAGTCTGTTTGAAGGCTTCTATGACGATCTGGTCAGCAGCGTTGGCTGCTGGGATCGTCAAACCCCGGTATCCATTTCCCTTTATGATCTGATTCCACTGGCAGAGGCGGAGCTTTATCTCAAGCCAGACCCGGCCTATGCTGCGCATTATCAGCGAAAACTGATGTTTGCCCGGCGCGCTTCCTTGTGCCTGGCAATTTCTGAACATACCGCGATGCAAGGACGGGAGCTGCTTGGCCTGGATGCCGAGCGGATTGTTAATGTCTCCGCTGCCGCCGACCGCATTTTCCGGCCCGTTTGTTTGTCTGATGCTGAAAAACAGGGATTATGCCGGAAGTTTGGCCTCGATCGTTCATTTGTTCTGTATACCGGCGGCGGGGATGAACGTAAAAATCTCACCCGCCTGCTGCAGTCTTTTGCCCTGTTGCCTCAAGCGATTCGGGATCGGTATCAGTTGCTTTTAGCAGGAAAGGCCCTCGAGGATCGCATTGAGAGGCTAACCGAG
Encoded proteins:
- a CDS encoding class I SAM-dependent methyltransferase yields the protein MAVDFYRVFEDRYRGSRLLIKERQKIYLEFVAPLSRWQRPLRLVDLGCGRGEWLELLREQGFEALGIDSDDQMLAACRERGLTVATEDVLDWLVRQSENSCDLISAFHLVEHLAVERVDELVCQSLRVLRPGGLLLLETPNPENLLVSTHLFYLDPTHQRPFSPHLLAFLPEFHGFVRTRILRLHGQEADAGAVVRLQDVLEGASQDYAVIAQKAAATGVLEAFDGPFAMVDGIDTTTLAQRYDQQHFAGLQQVDEGIRQMLEREALLRQRLQAVEQQQHSLRLQLDRLSARRNWGISIRLRGLAGHLRHRAGAGLWFFLRRSERVPFVAVWFWRVMGLSPPLLAHLRCFVACRERNREVSVAAGTAPKSERGVEKEPLLDERPFQQAEEAMPASLCFHDGMRQAYARRRSAKGADACES